Proteins co-encoded in one Rutidosis leptorrhynchoides isolate AG116_Rl617_1_P2 unplaced genomic scaffold, CSIRO_AGI_Rlap_v1 contig281, whole genome shotgun sequence genomic window:
- the LOC139882537 gene encoding uncharacterized protein — protein MADWGPVVIATVLFVLLSPGLLFQLPGNGRVVEFNNMQTSGISILVHTIMYFGLVTIFLIAIGVHIYSG, from the coding sequence ATGGCGGATTGGGGGCCGGTGGTAATCGCGACGGTGCTTTTCGTACTCCTGTCGCCGGGATTATTGTTCCAGCTTCCTGGGAATGGAAGAGTAGTTGAATTCAACAACATGCAAACTAGTGGAATCTCAATCTTAGTACATACTATTATGTACTTTGGTCTTGTCACAATATTTCTTATAGCTATTGGTGTTCATATTTATTCTGGATGA